From a single Lolium rigidum isolate FL_2022 chromosome 7, APGP_CSIRO_Lrig_0.1, whole genome shotgun sequence genomic region:
- the LOC124677691 gene encoding 7-deoxyloganetin glucosyltransferase-like isoform X2 codes for MGSLPPAERPHAVMIPYPAQGHVTPMLQLAKLLHARGFHVTFVNNEFNHRRLLRSQGADTLHGVPGFRFATFADGLPPSNPDATQDIPALCYAIMNTFLPRFRELVTKLNEETDTSGGALPPVTCVVADSLMTFALRAARELDLRCATLWTGSACGFMTYHHYKDLRDRGIFPLKGEAQLSNGYLDDTTIDWIPALPKDMRLRDMPSFVRTTDPDDVMFNFFVHELAAMSQASGVIINTFDELDAPLLDAMSKLLPPIYTAGPLYLTARNNVPEKSPAAALGSSLWKEQDGLLEWLDRHPPRSVVYVNFGSITVMSNEQLLEFAWGLANTGYAFLWNVRPDLVKGDTAAIPPEFSAETEGRSMLSTWCPQANVLEHEAVGAFLTHSGWNSSLESISSGVPMVCWPFFADQQTNCRYKCTEWGVGMEIADNVKRAEVEAMIREVMEGEKGGEMRRRVTELRDSAVASARRDGRSMRNVDRLINEVLLA; via the exons ATGGGGTCGCTGCCGCCGGCCGAGAGGCCACACGCCGTGATGATCCCGTACCCGGCGCAGGGGCACGTCACGCCGATGCTGCAGCTGGCCAAGCTGCTCCACGCCAGGGGCTTCCACGTCACCTTCGTCAACAACGAGTTCAACCACCGCCGCCTGCTGCGCTCGCAGGGCGCGGACACGCTCCACGGCGTGCCCGGGTTCCGGTTCGCCACTTTCGCCGACGGCCTCCCGCCGTCCAATCCGGACGCCACGCAGGACATCCCTGCGCTCTGCTACGCCATCATGAATACCTTCCTCCCCAGGTTCAGGGAGCTCGTCACGAAGCTCAACGAGGAGACCGATACCTCCGGTGGCGCACTGCCGCCGGTCACCTGCGTGGTGGCCGACAGCCTTATGACCTTCGCCCTCCGCGCCGCGCGCGAGCTCGACCTTCGCTGCGCCACGCTCTGGACCGGCAGCGCCTGTGGATTCATGACCTACCACCACTATAAGGATCTGCGCGACCGTGGGATCTTCCCTCTCAAAG GCGAGGCGCAGTTGAGCAATGGATACTTGGACGACACGACCATCGACTGGATACCAGCGTTGCCCAAGGACATGCGGCTGCGCGACATGCCGAGCTTCGTGCGAACCACGGACCCCGACGACGTCATGTTCAACTTCTTCGTGCACGAGTTGGCCGCCATGTCGCAGGCGTCGGGGGTGATCATCAACACCTTCGACGAGCTCGACGCGCCGCTGCTCGACGCCATGTCCAAGCTCCTGCCGCCCATCTACACCGCGGGGCCGCTCTACCTAACCGCGCGCAACAACGTGCCGGAGAAGAGCCCGGCCGCCGCCCTTGGCTCCAGCCTGTGGAAGGAGCAGGACGGCCTCCTCGAGTGGCTCGACCGCCACCCTCCCCGCTCGGTGGTGTACGTCAACTTCGGGAGCATCACGGTGATGTCGAACGAGCAACTGTTGGAGTTCGCGTGGGGGCTCGCCAACACCGGCTACGCCTTCCTGTGGAACGTGCGACCCGACCTCGTCAAGGGCGACACGGCGGCGATCCCTCCGGAGTTCTCGGCGGAGACCGAGGGGCGGAGCATGCTGTCGACGTGGTGTCCGCAGGCCAACGTGCTGGAGCACGAGGCCGTGGGGGCGTTCCTCACGCACTCCGGGTGGAACTCGTCGCTGGAGAGCATCAGCTCCGGCGTGCCGATGGTGTGCTGGCCCTTCTTCGCGGACCAGCAGACCAACTGCCGGTACAAGTGCACGGAGTGGGGCGTCGGGATGGAGATCGCGGACAACGTGAAAAGGGCCGAGGTGGAGGCCATGATACGGGAGGTCATGGAGGGGGAGAAGGGAGGGGAGATGCGGCGCCGCGTGACGGAGCTCCGGGACAGCGCAGTGGCCTCAGCGCGGCGTGATGGACGGTCCATGCGCAATGTTGATAGGCTCATCAACGAGGTGCTGCTGGCTTGA
- the LOC124677691 gene encoding 7-deoxyloganetin glucosyltransferase-like isoform X1, which produces MGSLPPAERPHAVMIPYPAQGHVTPMLQLAKLLHARGFHVTFVNNEFNHRRLLRSQGADTLHGVPGFRFATFADGLPPSNPDATQDIPALCYAIMNTFLPRFRELVTKLNEETDTSGGALPPVTCVVADSLMTFALRAARELDLRCATLWTGSACGFMTYHHYKDLRDRGIFPLKGMYVCEAQLSNGYLDDTTIDWIPALPKDMRLRDMPSFVRTTDPDDVMFNFFVHELAAMSQASGVIINTFDELDAPLLDAMSKLLPPIYTAGPLYLTARNNVPEKSPAAALGSSLWKEQDGLLEWLDRHPPRSVVYVNFGSITVMSNEQLLEFAWGLANTGYAFLWNVRPDLVKGDTAAIPPEFSAETEGRSMLSTWCPQANVLEHEAVGAFLTHSGWNSSLESISSGVPMVCWPFFADQQTNCRYKCTEWGVGMEIADNVKRAEVEAMIREVMEGEKGGEMRRRVTELRDSAVASARRDGRSMRNVDRLINEVLLA; this is translated from the exons ATGGGGTCGCTGCCGCCGGCCGAGAGGCCACACGCCGTGATGATCCCGTACCCGGCGCAGGGGCACGTCACGCCGATGCTGCAGCTGGCCAAGCTGCTCCACGCCAGGGGCTTCCACGTCACCTTCGTCAACAACGAGTTCAACCACCGCCGCCTGCTGCGCTCGCAGGGCGCGGACACGCTCCACGGCGTGCCCGGGTTCCGGTTCGCCACTTTCGCCGACGGCCTCCCGCCGTCCAATCCGGACGCCACGCAGGACATCCCTGCGCTCTGCTACGCCATCATGAATACCTTCCTCCCCAGGTTCAGGGAGCTCGTCACGAAGCTCAACGAGGAGACCGATACCTCCGGTGGCGCACTGCCGCCGGTCACCTGCGTGGTGGCCGACAGCCTTATGACCTTCGCCCTCCGCGCCGCGCGCGAGCTCGACCTTCGCTGCGCCACGCTCTGGACCGGCAGCGCCTGTGGATTCATGACCTACCACCACTATAAGGATCTGCGCGACCGTGGGATCTTCCCTCTCAAAGGTATGTATGTAT GCGAGGCGCAGTTGAGCAATGGATACTTGGACGACACGACCATCGACTGGATACCAGCGTTGCCCAAGGACATGCGGCTGCGCGACATGCCGAGCTTCGTGCGAACCACGGACCCCGACGACGTCATGTTCAACTTCTTCGTGCACGAGTTGGCCGCCATGTCGCAGGCGTCGGGGGTGATCATCAACACCTTCGACGAGCTCGACGCGCCGCTGCTCGACGCCATGTCCAAGCTCCTGCCGCCCATCTACACCGCGGGGCCGCTCTACCTAACCGCGCGCAACAACGTGCCGGAGAAGAGCCCGGCCGCCGCCCTTGGCTCCAGCCTGTGGAAGGAGCAGGACGGCCTCCTCGAGTGGCTCGACCGCCACCCTCCCCGCTCGGTGGTGTACGTCAACTTCGGGAGCATCACGGTGATGTCGAACGAGCAACTGTTGGAGTTCGCGTGGGGGCTCGCCAACACCGGCTACGCCTTCCTGTGGAACGTGCGACCCGACCTCGTCAAGGGCGACACGGCGGCGATCCCTCCGGAGTTCTCGGCGGAGACCGAGGGGCGGAGCATGCTGTCGACGTGGTGTCCGCAGGCCAACGTGCTGGAGCACGAGGCCGTGGGGGCGTTCCTCACGCACTCCGGGTGGAACTCGTCGCTGGAGAGCATCAGCTCCGGCGTGCCGATGGTGTGCTGGCCCTTCTTCGCGGACCAGCAGACCAACTGCCGGTACAAGTGCACGGAGTGGGGCGTCGGGATGGAGATCGCGGACAACGTGAAAAGGGCCGAGGTGGAGGCCATGATACGGGAGGTCATGGAGGGGGAGAAGGGAGGGGAGATGCGGCGCCGCGTGACGGAGCTCCGGGACAGCGCAGTGGCCTCAGCGCGGCGTGATGGACGGTCCATGCGCAATGTTGATAGGCTCATCAACGAGGTGCTGCTGGCTTGA